The window TGAGGATATACTAGTGTGTGTTAAGCCGCCGGGTCTCCCTACCCAAAGCGGCCGTATTGGAACCCCCGATATGGTCAGTGTCTTAAAGAACCACCTATACCGGCAGGGAAAGAGACAGATATCTGCGCAGACCTCCCCTGTATCCAACCTTAATACATCCCCATATCTGGCCGTCATACACAGGCTGGACCAACCCGTAGAAGGACTTCTGGTATTTGCCAAAACCCCTGCCGCTGCCCGCGGCCTGAACATCCAGCTAACTACAGGAGGCTTTGGCAAACATTACCGGGCGCTGCTCACAGCCATCCCCCCCAAGCCAGAAGGGGATATTGAGGATTATCTCCTGAAAGATAAGGCCTCCAATACTTCCCGGGTCTGCCCTCCCGATGCCCCCGGCGCCAAAAAAGCCTCTCTGCATTATAAAATCATAGAGACATATGATTCCTGTGCCCTGGCAGAAATTACCCTCCGCTCTGGAAGGCATCATCAGATCCGGGTGCAGATGGCGCACCTGGGATGTCCCATCATGGGGGACTTAAAATACGGAACCCTGCTCCCCCCTAGTTCATCACTGGCAGCATTTACCAGGCAGAGAAGGCTTTGGCTTGTCGCCTGCCGTCTGTCTTTTTTACACCCCCGAACAAACAAGCCGCTTAAGTTCCAGTTAAACCGGCTGCAGTCATTTGCAGACATAGCTGCCGGAAAAATGGATATCTCATGACAGAACGCCTGTAATCCCCCAAATAGCCAAAGACCCCGATGCAGGCATAGGGGCGTCAAACTAGCGGCGATACAAATATCGGGGGATCAGACCCCCCGAGGCAGTCGCCAGGGTGACATGTAAGCATGTCCCCCCGGCCCGTTGCTGGGGCACATAAAACAAGGCCGCTGCAGTTACTAACCGCAGCAGCCTTTCTCTTATTTGTTTACATTTCCCCAATAACCATTCCCATTTCTGGTTCTTCTTCAACCGCTTCTGTATATTTCTCCAGAATGGTACTTTGAATTCTCTCTCTGGTGCCAGAATTGATAGGATGTGCAATGTCCCTGTACTCACCATCCAGGGCCTTTTTGCTTGGCATAGCTATAAACAAACCTTTCTCACCCTCAATCACCTTAATATCATGAACTACAAATTCATCATCAATGGTGATTGAAACAACCGCCTTTAGCTTGCCCTCCTTTGCTACCCTGCGCACACGCACGTCTGTGATCTGCATAAATTCAAGTCTCCTTTCTCCGCCTGCATTAGCCTGCAGCCTATTGAGCAGAGCCTCAATAGACATCACCTTTATAATGCATACCGTTCGTTTTTCTCAACTACCACTTTCACGCCATTCTCACCAACATGCCTTGTGTTTGCTCTAATTGTCCCACGGCTCTCAACGACACAGTTCTCAATATATGTATTGTCCCCAAGATAGACATCGTTCAGAATAATAGAGTTTTTAATCACACAATTGTTACCGACAAATACCTTTTTAAATATTACAGAATTCTCAACTGTACCATTAATGATACTTCCACTTCCAACCAAGCTATTCTTCACCACGGCCCCCGGGTTATATTTTGCTGGGGGCAGGTCACTTACCTTGGAATTAACTGGTGGAAGCTCTCTGAAGAAGTAGTTGCGGACTTCGGGTTTCAGGAAATCCATATTTGTCTGATAATATGCATCTACTGTTGAAATGTTGTTCCAGTAGCTGTTTATCTTATAACCGTATATCTTCTTCAGATTCTTATAACGAATCAAAATATCGGTTACAAAATCGTGTCTCTCCTCCTCGGCGCAGTGTTCTATAAGATCTATCAGCT of the Luxibacter massiliensis genome contains:
- a CDS encoding RluA family pseudouridine synthase, which translates into the protein MIPEILYEDEDILVCVKPPGLPTQSGRIGTPDMVSVLKNHLYRQGKRQISAQTSPVSNLNTSPYLAVIHRLDQPVEGLLVFAKTPAAARGLNIQLTTGGFGKHYRALLTAIPPKPEGDIEDYLLKDKASNTSRVCPPDAPGAKKASLHYKIIETYDSCALAEITLRSGRHHQIRVQMAHLGCPIMGDLKYGTLLPPSSSLAAFTRQRRLWLVACRLSFLHPRTNKPLKFQLNRLQSFADIAAGKMDIS
- the spoVG gene encoding septation regulator SpoVG, which codes for MQITDVRVRRVAKEGKLKAVVSITIDDEFVVHDIKVIEGEKGLFIAMPSKKALDGEYRDIAHPINSGTRERIQSTILEKYTEAVEEEPEMGMVIGEM